GCAATTGGTGTGAGTTTAGGGGCAGTGGCTTTATCTGCGCTGATTGGTGCGATTCCCCGGTGGCGAGCCGGACAAGTTAAGCTGGCTCCGGTGTTTTTACTGGCCAGTACTGGTTTGCCGGGAAGCTGGCTAGGGCAACAAATAGGCCAGTACATTCCTGAGTTTTGGTTGATTTTAGCCTTTTGTTTACTGGTGTTATGGTCTGCGTGGCGGATGTGGCGTAATGCCAGTTTGAGCGAGCAACGGTCGGTTCCCGAGTTAAAGCCTGCAGCGTTGGTGGTAATCGGTTTATTGGTTGGCGTGTTATCCGGCTTAATGGGGGTAGGCGGCGGCTTTTTAATTGTGCCGGCACTGTTATGGTTTAGCCCTTTATCGATGCTTGCTGCAGCTGCTACCTCGATGGCGGTGATTGCGATTGTTTCGGGGGCTGGCTTTTTTATTTATCTATCCAGTGCTGAGCCTTCTACTACTTTACTGGCAGGATTAGCCTGCGGTGGCATGCTGGGTGTTTTGCTAGGTAATAAGCTGGCAGAGAGGCTCGGTGGTGTCATACTGCAGCGCATTTTTTCGATTATGTTACTGTTGGCCAGTTTGTCGATGGCACTGCAAAAGTTAATTTTGGTTTAAGCCGTTGCCATTTGGTTGTTTTTCTTGCGATTACTCAGTGCGTTAGTCAATTGGCACTGGGTCAAAATTTTGGAGTAAGGCTGTGGAACGCGCGTTAAAAACCTTAAAGCAAGTATTTGGGTATGACGCTTTTCGCGGTCAGCAAGCAGCCATTATCGAGCAGGTGGTAACGGGGCATGATGCTTTAGTGCTGATGCCTACCGGTGGTGGCAAATCCTTATGTTATCAGTTGCCGGCATTACTGCGAGAAGGGCTCGCGGTGGTGGTTTCACCGCTAATTGCCTTAATGCAAGATCAGGTCAGCACTCTGCTAGAACAAGGGGTACAAGCAGCTGCCTTAAACTCCAGTCAGTCCTATGAAGAGCAAAAACAGATTGCCGATCAACTACGCTCAGGACAGCTCAAATTACTGTATGTGGCGCCAGAGCGTTTATTGCAACCACGGATGCTGGCCTTTTTACAGCGCCTGCAAATCAGTTTATTTGCCATTGACGAGGCGCATTGCGTGTCGCAATGGGGGCATGACTTTCGCCCCGAATATTTACAGCTAAGTCAGCTGGCCACGTGGTTTCCTAAGGTGCCGCGCATTGCCTTAACTGCCACCGCCGATGCCCGCACCCAAAATGAAATTGTGCAGCGCTTACATTTAGAGCAAGCCCAGCGCTTTGTTTCAAGTTTTGATCGGCCCAATATTTTTTATCGGATTGTGGTGAAAGATCGCCCGCAACAGCAATTGTTAAAGTTTTTAGCCAGTCGCAAAGAGGATGCGGGCATTGTTTATTGCATGTCGCGGAAAAAGGTAGAGGAAACAGCACAGTTTCTAACCGAGCAAGGTTATTTGGCGTTACCCTATCATGCTGGGTTGGAGCCGGAAGTGCGCGCTTTGCATCAGCAGCGTTTTATTAATGAAGAAGGCTTGATCATGGTGGCAACCATTGCGTTTGGCATGGGGATTGATAAGCCTAACGTGCGCTTTGTCGCGCATTTGGACTTGCCTAAATCCCTTGAGGCTTACTACCAAGAAACAGGACGTGCTGGGCGCGATGGTTTACCAGCGGATGCCTGGATGACCTACGGCTTAAATGATGTATTGTTTTTAAAACGCATGTTGGCGGAGTCTGAAAGTGAAGCCAAATATAAGCGTGTTGAGCAGCACAAACTCGATGCAATGCTGGCGCTCTGTGAAGAGTCCCGTTGCCGTCGCCAGGCCTTGCTTAACTATTTTGATGAGGAGTTAGCTCAGCCGTGTGGCCACTGTGATAACTGCGTTGATCAGGTGCAAACCTGGGATGCAACTGAGGCCGCTCGTTTAGCCTTGTCGGCGATTTATCGTACCGGACAGCGCTATGGTGTCGGCCATGTGACGGATGTCATTTTGGGTAAAGACAATCAACGTATCCGTGAAGTAGGGCATCAGCACTTATCCGTGTATAACGCGGGTGCCAACTTTAAGATGGATGAAACTCAGTGGCGGACTTTATTTCGTCAATTGGTCGCTCGAGGCTTAGTTGATGTGGATGTTGAGGGTTATGGTGGATTGCGTTTAAATGACTCTTGCCGGCCTTTGTTGCGTGGTGAGCAAGCACTGGAGTTACGCCTTGATCTAGCGCCAAAGAAAACCTATAACGCCTCAGCCGCTAGCCAGCTGGTAAAAGAGCATGAGCGTGCATTGTGGGAGCAGTTGCGCCAGCTCAGACGGCATTTGGCCCAAGAGCATCAGGTGCCTCCCTATGTAATTTTTCCCGATGCCACGTTATTGGAGATGCTCCGTAGTCACCCCACCAGTTTGGCCGAGTTAGCTGCAGTCAGTGGGGTGGGCGAGCATAAGCTCAAACGTTATGGCAGTGCCTTCCTCGCGGTATTTACAGCTGCTGAGACAGAACCTGCCGCACAGCCAGCAGTTAAGCCCAGTGATTTAACCCACGAGCTGGTATGTTTAGCACGGGCAGGGATGTCGCCGGAGCAAATCAGTCAACAACTGCAGTGCAGCAGTAAAAATGTGTACGCATTAATGGCCAGTGCCTTGGCCGATGGACAGCTGACGTTAGAGCAGGCTATAGATATTTCTAATCCATTAATTGAAGAGATTCAGGATGCTTTTTTAGCTATGGGCGATGAGCAACAAGGGTTACCTAAAGTTAGTGAGCTACAGCCTATGTTTAAAGGAGTTGACCCTGGAATTCTGCACTGTGTGCGGGCAGCCTTACAGCGTGAGCTTATGCAATTTGAGGAGGACTAATAAGCAAAGTTGGTGCTTTGATAGATTTATGCTATAATCGCACCTACGATTGGCTCCCTAAACTTTTTTATGTCTTGTTTAAGCATAGTTCTTCAGTTATCTAACACCTCCCTACAAAATCATCATTTCTATGAAATCGGCTGGCGCGGTGGCCGCTAGCGTACCCTCGTACCTATTGTTTTAACCTGCGTTGTTTAACGCATT
The sequence above is a segment of the Thiopseudomonas alkaliphila genome. Coding sequences within it:
- a CDS encoding sulfite exporter TauE/SafE family protein, producing MDALLVEALAIGGVLGLLLGLTGAGGSLVGLPLLLSLHLPLRDAIGVSLGAVALSALIGAIPRWRAGQVKLAPVFLLASTGLPGSWLGQQIGQYIPEFWLILAFCLLVLWSAWRMWRNASLSEQRSVPELKPAALVVIGLLVGVLSGLMGVGGGFLIVPALLWFSPLSMLAAAATSMAVIAIVSGAGFFIYLSSAEPSTTLLAGLACGGMLGVLLGNKLAERLGGVILQRIFSIMLLLASLSMALQKLILV
- the recQ gene encoding DNA helicase RecQ — translated: MERALKTLKQVFGYDAFRGQQAAIIEQVVTGHDALVLMPTGGGKSLCYQLPALLREGLAVVVSPLIALMQDQVSTLLEQGVQAAALNSSQSYEEQKQIADQLRSGQLKLLYVAPERLLQPRMLAFLQRLQISLFAIDEAHCVSQWGHDFRPEYLQLSQLATWFPKVPRIALTATADARTQNEIVQRLHLEQAQRFVSSFDRPNIFYRIVVKDRPQQQLLKFLASRKEDAGIVYCMSRKKVEETAQFLTEQGYLALPYHAGLEPEVRALHQQRFINEEGLIMVATIAFGMGIDKPNVRFVAHLDLPKSLEAYYQETGRAGRDGLPADAWMTYGLNDVLFLKRMLAESESEAKYKRVEQHKLDAMLALCEESRCRRQALLNYFDEELAQPCGHCDNCVDQVQTWDATEAARLALSAIYRTGQRYGVGHVTDVILGKDNQRIREVGHQHLSVYNAGANFKMDETQWRTLFRQLVARGLVDVDVEGYGGLRLNDSCRPLLRGEQALELRLDLAPKKTYNASAASQLVKEHERALWEQLRQLRRHLAQEHQVPPYVIFPDATLLEMLRSHPTSLAELAAVSGVGEHKLKRYGSAFLAVFTAAETEPAAQPAVKPSDLTHELVCLARAGMSPEQISQQLQCSSKNVYALMASALADGQLTLEQAIDISNPLIEEIQDAFLAMGDEQQGLPKVSELQPMFKGVDPGILHCVRAALQRELMQFEED